The Podospora pseudoanserina strain CBS 124.78 chromosome 7 map unlocalized CBS124.78p_7, whole genome shotgun sequence region ATCAGCACAGCAACCGCATCAGATGAAATTTGGTGCAAGTGAGTCGGCGCAACACACATACCCATTGTGCAAACTTTTATTGGATTTCTCGATTGTGGCTTGTTCTTGCTGTCGACCACGATTCACACTTTGATTCAGCCACTGAGCCAACCTACTAGAATTGGCCGTGAGAACCGATACTGAAGAAGTTTACAATTCGATCAAAACTTCTCTCTTAATCATGAGTCACTGGACCAGGTGGCCAGGAAATACCAGAGGCCTGACATTGGATATCGGCGTTGAATCATGCAGTGACGCTCTACACCACTTCAAGTACATGGGAGCAGGTGGAACGACTCTTATCTTCACCTGAACACGATCCCTCTCATGGCTGGGTTCTTGGTCGACAGGtctcgccaccaccacctggaATCCTCCTGATGCTTTCTCAGGGGCCCTACTCCTTTTCTCACCGAAAGAGCTCTCTTCAGCAAGAGGCGCCTCTTGTCTCGATTGTAACAGCTCTCAAGATCCGGCGGCACACTCGTCTGAGTTGGAACTCGTTCAATCTAGCCTtcatcattcatcatctGACCCCCCGGGTCTACAAGAGACTCTTTACGAAccatggagaggatggagcgACAGGCGGCGCGGGCCTGGGTTGACCGACTGCTTCCCAGCCATGCTATCCCATGTTGCTTCTGTTTCGTTTGCGAGTAGCGAGCAGAAGCTGAAATCGCTGGCTCTCTTTGAGGATTCGAGGGAAGTTTACGTGGAATCGAGCAGGGCGGGAATGCGACATCAAATCAGCCACAGCCACGTGCTCGCGCAGACGGCCTACTATCTTGGCTTGGAGCATTTGGAGCTGAGGACTCGAGTCATTGATCCGGTTTCGCAGGCTTAGATCAAGTTTGAAGATGGACTGAAGATTTGGAATGTGGAGTATGGAAGCTTCCCTTGAGTTTTTAGATGGTAAAGAGGTACCTAGCCCTCTTTGTGGTATACATGTAATTCATATTATTCTGATCATCTGGCCAACTTACACCGCCCTGGCAAAGaaaccctccacctcaccaaGACTATCCCACCCCAACACACTTCCCCCGGCCACCAACAGAGCCCAGAGCTCTTCCATACTCCCACCGTGTTCATTGTCTCCCACGGTTTCTACCCTGAGGCTCGACCCATAGGCCAGCGCCCCGACAGTGAACGCCAACGCGAGGATCACATACCCCtccgcctcagcagcaaccacgCTCCCAGGTGGCTGTCTGAACTCGATCGTGCCCCGAGGCTGCCGCTCCCCTTTGTTCACCGGCGCCGACAGCATCCCAGTGAAGTCCCTATCTCAACCTTGTTAGCCACATCATGCATCTTTCACGGTACAGCAGGCAACACAAACCACTTGTACACCTTCCCCCTAACCCTATCTTTCTTCCACCCATGCGCCCTCGCATAAGCAGACTCTTTTGGAAACAAATTCATCGCCTCCACCACACCGTCTCCGTCCTGGTAAGCACCGTCAATGACAGACATGCACTCCCCCAAGCTTAGCCCCGCGAGGGCGGGATTCAACCGATTGGATTGGCACCAGTAGCCCTCCccgcgggaggaggggaagagcCGGTCGAGACTGGCTTCAAAGTAGAGGCAGGATTTGGCAAAGGATGCGAGGTCAAAGGGGgtgaaaggggaggggtcggactgggagaggtggaCGTGGGTTGAGcaatggggggaggggaagacggTGTAGTGCGTgtggaggatggagaagatggtggcgagggtgggggagaagtttgtggagaggggggagaggacgggGGAGACTAGCTCtatgcccccttttttgtGTGCATTGTTAGTAGGCACGGACGGGGATGTacagggggtttgggggaaaCGAGAACATACAGAGGTTCTTTCCTGGCTGACTGGGGATTGTCACTTCCTGAGTGATGGACCACTCGCGGTAGTTGTGAGCGGATTTGTCATTGGAGTCATTGACGTGGTTCGGGATGCCGGCTTTGGCGAGGCGTTTGCTGAGGTCTTTGGCAAGGGACTTCCAGCTGGAGTGAGAGGGACCTTTTTTGCGAGGGCCGAGGAGAATTTCAATCTCCAAGCCAAAGCGGAGGGTCGGGGTTGGGTTGGCTGCGTGATTCATAATAGAGTAAGAAAACGTGAGGATTTGTGTGATGGCAATCATGTACAAAAGGGTGTTCCAAGACAACATTCCAGAGGTGATATATCTTTTATCTTTGATTCCTGATCACTCACCCTCCTATCCAAGGTAGATACCTCGCGTGTCTGCTTCTTGAAACAGCCTCATGTTCGTCGTCCCATGTTGGATGTCAGGCCATTCCTGTCCGACACAGTGGACATCACAATGCTGCAACAGTGGAACAGCTGCGTGAGAGCTTGTACCCAATGgaaccaccatcttctcaagaAGCCCAAAACGAAGCGAGACCGGCCTGCAGTTTCGGTGTCTCCTTGACCGTATACTAGGTAGTCCTGTGATGAGACGACCAGCGTTGCGCCCATTATCATATGGGCTTGAAGACACACTATGATGCTGTCAACGAGACTTGACCGAGAGGTATTGGAAACAAGAAATTCAAGCGGTAACGCACTAGCGGCGAAGCCAAACATCTTCGGCGTCACGCCCGTGATGTGGGTGCTAGTAGGGGGCTAGAAGAGACCAAGACAGTGCCGACAGCCATGAGGACATTGTATACACCGACCAAATGACCCTGTATTTCTTGGTGTAGAGTGTGGACCTTGGGGCCGGATATGTGATCCTGACAGATACGAAAGGGGCCGAAGCAACGCCTCAGAGCGCTTATTAGGTAGTTACGAAGACCCCAACGCCACGAGGGTTACTATTTTCGATGTTGAGAAAGGAGCTGCAAATGCTGTTAGATTCGGCAAGCTGGATGTCTCTCCGGCACTTGGACGCATACAAGCAGCCTTGCTAGGCAGTCGTGAAACCTTGATCCCGGGGGCTGGGTCTCTGCGGCCGCATAGGGGTGGGCGGCCGCCATCAaaggtggtgtggtggggagAACAAGAGGCCAATCAGTATGAGTTTTTGAAGATGAACAGGTGCGGCGGCTACCACACCATGTCGAGGGCTGTTGGTACTCGACAACGTCGTCAGCAGAGCCGCAGGATTGCTCTCGGTGAGAACCTAGGTAAGGGTGTGATTGAGATTGCattggaggtggtgtttgcaGCCACTGAGGCGCCAATGATTAGAGTCCGTCTTGATTGGCCGTGACTATATCAGCATTGCCAAAAGAACAGTGGATTTCTTCTCCCAAGACACCGTTGAACCAGCGAGCATGGAAGGTGGAGCGCGATAAGCGCCGAAGAAACGCAAATGTCGCCAGGATCAACCAACTAAGCCTCGTGATCGGACCCCAGGAAAGATCGCCAATACTAGGATTTGATATTGGTTTGTCCTAGCGATGTTTGAAATCTGGACTTGATCATAAGCTGTTGCAACGCTGATATTAAGCCACGAGGTAGCCTGGCGTGGAAGCTTCAATCTACTCGCACTGTGAATCTTTGCCATGACAAAGCTGTCAGTTACTTTCGATAGTGAATAATGATATCAAGCGAGTGGATAGATATAAAATGGAAGTGAAGGGGACTGGGTTCTCCCGCGGAATTGGATGAGATTCCTGCATTAAGACTTGGAAATGGCCCATGGTACGGTCTCTTTTGTGATGTAGCGACCATTGGGGGCATCTTGGAAATAACTTCATCTTGGACCCCACTGACAGGTATGTAGAAGTGGTTCATTTAGATTTTGGCACAAGAGTTACAAGTTAAGCGTTTTGGCGTTTTCGTATAACCTTCCAGGTTGGCTGTTGAGAActaaaaaatattttatacCGGTATATAAGAGTACTTACTCCCACAGAGAACTCAGCCCCAAGAAGAATCCTTCACCCATTCACAACATTTTCACTATCCATCCATTCACAACAAATTCACTATTCAACCTTCAGACAGACAAAATGCTGCGAGGACGTGGTGCCCCACAGTCTGAACAGAGACAACCCCACTCTCCAGGAGCAGGGGTAAAGCGGTCGCAACCCCGCAATGGTATGTGCCCTGCTGCTACGAACTTCCAAGGCGCATCCCACTCAATTACTCACATCACCTCTCATAAAACAGGCAAAGATCCCAATACAGCTTcagagggaaaaaagaccGGCATGCGCTTCGCCTCACCTCGCCAGACAGTGGCCAGCATAGATGAGACCGAGGGGGTcggcctcatcatcactgagCCAGAGGATCTATGGCacgccaacaacctcatcgcAATTGGCGACACCGTCTATGCCCCCACTAACCGCAAGGTCGCCACCGAGACTCTCACAGGGTCAACATTCACTCAAAAAGTGCGCATCGAGCTGGCCGTCAAGGTCACCGACACCTCTTTTGACCCCCGCGCCTCGGAACTTCGCGTGGCGGGCACTATTGTCAACGAAAATGAAATCGCTGCCGTGGGACAGtaccacaccatcaccctcaagcACACTGATCGCGACATCAAGTTTACCATATGGAAGGAACAAGGCTGGGACTCGGTGGCCCGCGCCCTGCTCGCAGAGGCTGTCAGCGAGACGGCCAACAAGGACGTGGTGTTTGCAGTGGTGATGCAGGAGGGAATGGCCAATCTCTGCCTGATCACCGAGTCAAGAACATTGGTCAAGCAGAGGATCGAGCACACCATCCCCAAGAAGAGGTCGTCGcgcaaggaggccgagggaggcATGTCAGACTTTTACGGGAAGATTCTGTCAGCCATACTCAGCGCCATCGACTTCAACGAGCGCTCCGGCATCCCCAAGCAACTACTACTCGCCAGTCCTGGCTTCGTCGCGCATAACTTTCGAGATTACATGAAGGAGTATGCCGAGAAGAAAGCGAACAAGCCACTGGCGCGGTTGGCTACCGAGGCGGCCGTGATCCACACGAGCACTGGACATGTGCACAGTCTCAACGAGGTGCTCAAGAGCCCCGAGGCACAACGAACCATGCGAGACTCCAAGTTCACCAACGAGACAAAGCTGATGGACAATTTCTACCAAAAGCTTCGGCAAGACGATGGGAGGGCGTGGTACGGTGTTCAGCCAGTCGCCAAGGCCATCAGAGAAGGTGCCGTGGGCCGTGGCGGCGgtgtgttgatggtgaaCAGCGCCTTTTTCAAGAGCATGGACGTGGCGGAGCGGCAGAAATATGTTGCACTTGTCGACAAGGTCAGGGAAGATGGCGGCGACGTTAGACTGCTCAGCAGCGACCACGAGAGTGGCCAGCGGTTGGATGCATTGGGCGGGATCTGTGCGCTCCTGACATACCCGTTGCATGAtcttgatgaggaggatgaggaggaagatgcgTCGGCGGCGGGGACGACAATAATATGAAGCTGAGTCCGGTGTTTATCGGCAGACGTTGGCCTGCGGTGGGTTTCCGGCTCGGTAGCTGGTGGCTTTGATGGCGCTAGCATCGGGTGCTGCCGAGGGTGTACTGTTCGCTTAACGACCTGGAACCTGGTACAACGTCATCAACATGATATATCTAGGATAACCAGGACCTAAGGGAATGCGGCATGAAGTTTGACGTACAGGAATAGATAGACAGAGTGCACGTTTTAATACCCAACAGCAAAGGACAATGGATTGTATCTTTGTTTTTATACATTATTCTGTCCTTGATGACATTTACAGAGTAGGTACTCGCGGCGCAGATCCACAGGGACGGATTTCGGGGGTTGCGCCACCGTTTGCGAGCAGTTGAAACCCATCGACCTTGATGATGTAACCTGTTGAGCCACTGttgaaacaaacaaacatcaCACCATCCTCAAGTTCTCTTTCTGTTCCGCGTATACGCCTGATTGCCACACAACGGCCATTGTTGGTAGAGACCTCGTCATTCTCATTCTCGCATCGATCGGTACGCGTATACGGCCCCATCCCGATCGCCTGCGTCATCCAGTCTCCGCTCTCGCTCCCCGCAGTTCAGCTTTCCTTGCCCCGCCAAGCTGAGGTCGGACACGGACACACGGACAACTGTCAAATCCTCCGCTTGCTGCCggttctccttcacctttaCCCACCGTGCTCCAGGCTAGGCCGGTCAAGAAAACGGTAGACGGTAGATGCTAGACGGTAGACGGCAGACCACGGACGAAACCGGGCCAACGACGttgaaggaaagaaagagcagcagccttACACTGTCGCACAAAACACTGCCGCATAGAAAAAAGTTCGTTGCATGTGCCAACGTGACAGGGCTGGTTATAGCCTGCAGATCGGCATCCGGGCCCCTCTCTCGAGTCCGATCAAGCTCCATCCATGCCTCCTGCGAAACGGCACGCCCAACAATTGTTACACGGCAGGcgtgttgaggtggtggtcagcaGCAAAGGCTGAAATGCCAGAACAGTGTCGCTTGAACACAACGCCGACATGGCAAGCATTTGGTCTACCATAAAGGCGGCGGCCCCCTCTCGCACGCGGGCGCTGGAGCAACAGCACCAGCCCCAGTCCCAGCACCAGCCAAGCGAAAGTGAGCCGTCGCCAATACCGCCGGTCCGGGGTGTCGCTAGCAGGGCCTCATCGTTGTCACGATCCAGGGTCCCGGGaacaacgccgccgccgccgcaacaGTCGGTGCCAAGATCAACCAGCATCTCGGGTGAAATCCGAGGTAAGTCGCCTAGCCCTCCATTTGTGGATATCATCAAAATTACGAGTACCCCCAAAGGAGTAATGCCATATCATCACGTTTCCCCTGACCGTTTCCCCGTTCCGttcccccatcccaccattgTCATCGCCCGTTGTTAGTTTGTCGAGTCGCCAGTCGCAAGGTCGCAGCTTGCAGCTCGCAGGACTGcttgtttttgtttggttAGAGCAGTCGGCGAGACATGCAAAGGCGAGGCCCTGGCAACTGGCATACGCGGCCGTGACGTTATCCTCCGTTTCTTCATCTGCTCCTCCCTTGCTTTCGGCAGCAGCCATGGCTACAAGCTTAGGAGCTCACGCGATGGCAACAGGCAGCAATAGTAGCAACCAACAGAGCCGTTCCTCTCCGATTCCGTCCCCCAGTGCAGCCAACACCTCGACTACACAGCCCCCAAGTACCAGCAAAAAGACTTCGTCTAGGCTTTCGCGGAGCTACACTTCCATTGGGCTAACCGGcaaggagaaagaaagggaaaaggaaaaggaaaaggaaaaggaaaaggaaaaggaaaaggaaaagggccTGGAACAAGACGTCGATGATGAGAATGCAGACGACACTGGCGACCAAAGCACCGCCGCCGGTAACGGGACAGCTGGGCCGGGCATCACCATCGGAGTGAACCAAAGCGCACACACATCCTCACCAATACCGAGTCCGGCTCTCGATCCCCTGTCACAGGTGAGTAGTGGTAATGGCCGTGGCGGTGGGGTGGACGCTTCACTGCAGCCTGTCTAACCGTATACGCGTATAGCAAATCTACCTACGACGCAACAGCGAGGTTCCCATACCAGGTCGACGCTCGATGCATATGGCCGAAGGGCTAGCACGATCCAGTTCGGACTTTTTGAGAGCTGTCACACCAGCAGGAGATGTGAGCAAAGACAAGAGGTAGGCCAACAGACTCCCGTGGCGAGGCAATGGGATTGAAGAAAGACACGGCTGACGGAGTGTGTTGAATTTATACAGCAAGAAAGGAGGTTCATTTCTCAGTCGTTTGAGCATGCGCGGTGGCCGCAAGAAGGACACAGCCGACTTTGATTCAGACTCGGAATTTGGTGTCGAGGCCCGGATGGACGGCACCAATGCCCGAGTCTTCAGCCAGACGTTAAGCAACCCAGTCATGGGCGGAGGCTATGTCCCCCATCACAAGGAACCGCCACGATACATTCGAACCAAGGCGACCAACAAGAAAGCAAGAGAGTTCAACCGCATGTTTCTGGCTCAAGAATTGGTCGGCACAAGACCTCCCAAAGATGAAGAGAAGGCCGACGCAACCAAGGCACCTGTTGTGACAGTCAGCGTggctggtggcggcgatCGCAAGACAGCGAGGTCAGGCGGAGCAATCTGGGCGACTGAGTTCAGCAGAGACGGGAAGTACCTGGCCACGGGCGGGCGAGACCACATTGTCAGGATATGGGCAGTCTTGACGACATGCGACGAGCGCCGGGCACacgaagaggatgagaaCGCCAATGGCGGACCTGGAGAACGGCTTAGTGCGCCGGTATTCAGGGACCGGCCGCTGATAGAGTTTGAGGGACACACCGGGGAGGTCTTGGACCTCAGCTGGAGCAAGAACAACTTTTTGCTGTCGTCCTCGATGGACAAAACTGTCAGGCTATGGCATCTTAGTCGAAAAGAATGCCTCTGCACGTTCAAGCACAAGGACTTTGTCACGCGGTTAGCCTTCCACCCCCGGGATGACCGCTTCTTCCTGGCCGGCTCCCTGGATACCATGCTGCGATTATGGAGCATCCCGGACAAGGCAGTGGCCTTCTCGGCCAACCTTCCCGATCTCATCACTGCGGTTGCCTTTTCCCCAGACGGAAAGATAGCGATTGCCGGGCTACTGAATGGCCTATGCATCTTTTTCGAGACAGAAGGACTCAAACAACAGACACAAATTCACGTACGCTCATCTCGTGGCAAAAATGCCAAAGGAAGCAAGATTACAGGCATCCAGACCATGCTTGTGCATCCACCAGCCCCGGCCTACCcaactcatcaaccaccaggtTCCAGTGCGGCCTCGCATGCTTCCACTGACGTGCCCAGTAACGCCGAGGTGCGAGTGTTGGTCACATCCAATGACAGTCGAATCCGAATCTACAGTCTACGGGATCAGACCATGGAGGTTAAGCTCAAAGGGCACGAGAACTCCTGCAGTCAAATCGCAGCCACATTTTCAGACGATGGCAAATATGTGGTCTGCGGAAGCGAGGATCGCAAGGCTTTTGTTTGGAGTGTGACGGGCAAGGGGGTGCCGCTGACCACGGACAAGGACAAATCGCCTTGCGAGTATTTTGAAGCACACGGCGAGACCGTCACGACGGCTCTTTTTGCGCCAACACAAACGAGGATGCTTCTTGGTCAGAGCGGAGATCCGATTTACGATCTATGCAATCCACCACCTGTGGTTTTGCAGAGCCTGGATGAGGTTGCCAGTGCCGCAGCAAGCACCACCGGGTCTCAACTAGCACCCGCGTCAGATCACCTGGTAAAAAGGCCGGAGCCGAGTCCCGCTTATATTGCCAGATCTACTCATTACGATGGTAACATTCTCATCACAACAGGCGATACCGGCATCATTAAGGTCTTTCGCCAAGATTGCGCCTTCGCCAAGCGCAGACACGAGAGCTGGGAGACAGGAAGCACGTTCAGTCGGAAGCTAGCGCCCAGCAACGGATTCATGAGTGGAAACGGGCTAGGTCGCAGTGGCAGCGTGATGACAAGAACCAGCGGTGGCAGCGTCACACGTAGCCGAAGAGGGTCTCTTACCCAGCCATTCTCACCACAGCTTGGCCCAGTTGGCGGCAGCTCCGACCGAATTCTCAGCTGGCGCCAGGGGATCGAAAACGGAGGCGACAAGCGATCCAGCGCTCTATTAAATGGGAGCGCGACGCCAGCAGCTAGCGAAAGATCGATGAGCCCGGCCAAGGTCATCCGGACGCCCCTGAGTTCACAGGTGAACTTGGCAAGCGAGGCCAGAAAACAGCCATATGCGAACTCGACCGTCACGTCAAGAAACAGGGCTGGCAGCACCCTGACGAGCCCAACGGCCAGTGTGTTTAGTAACGCACCCTCGCGTGTCCCTTCGAGGCTCCTCAGAGAAAGACGCATGTCAaaggagccggaggaggaaaCGTCAGTGCCGCCGACTCCGAGCTTTACCTACATGCCAGCAAGTGAGAATGATCCGCCCGATTCTCCTGCAGGAACAGGGGTGGGTTCGGGGGGAGGCAGCACTACATCGTCATTTTGGAATCTGAACCGATGGCGAGGGATCACGGCCTTCAAAGTCAACGCTTCGTCGCCAAACCAAAGTGGTAGCGGTGTGGAGGGACACAAACGCAGCGACAGCCGCAGTTCTATAGTGAAGCGGGTCCAAGGGGACGCCGGTCCTGGCGATCAGAAGGAACAAGGCAGCCCAGAACAGCGCGTAGGAACATCAAGGCGACAGAGCACAGGAACGGGGCTGTTACCAGCTGCTCATGTGGTGAGAAACAGCACTGATGGGAACGGAAAAGACAGGAAGCATCAGCGCATGTCTCTCCCAGCTGGAGCAGTCTTGAGCCAGGCCGACAGCGAGGCTGACGTCCGGTCCATCCCAGCGAATGGAGGGATGGTAGCGCCCGTCAACCCTCTGCAAGTGCGTCGAGATGGCTCTCCATACCGGCACCTCTGGAGTCGTGGAAGCTCGTCCCACGGCAGCGGAGGGAGACCTGGCTCAGATATGAGCAGTTAGAGATG contains the following coding sequences:
- a CDS encoding uncharacterized protein (COG:S; EggNog:ENOG503P576) produces the protein MLSWNTLLYMIAITQILTFSYSIMNHAANPTPTLRFGLEIEILLGPRKKGPSHSSWKSLAKDLSKRLAKAGIPNHVNDSNDKSAHNYREWSITQEVTIPSQPGKNLWGIELVSPVLSPLSTNFSPTLATIFSILHTHYTVFPSPHCSTHVHLSQSDPSPFTPFDLASFAKSCLYFEASLDRLFPSSRGEGYWCQSNRLNPALAGLSLGECMSVIDGAYQDGDGVVEAMNLFPKESAYARAHGWKKDRVRGKVYKWDFTGMLSAPVNKGERQPRGTIEFRQPPGSVVAAEAEGYVILALAFTVGALAYGSSLRVETVGDNEHGGSMEELWALLVAGGSVLGWDSLGEVEGFFARAV
- the DOM34 gene encoding Translation factor pelota (BUSCO:EOG09262NB1; EggNog:ENOG503NUSJ; COG:J); translated protein: MRFASPRQTVASIDETEGVGLIITEPEDLWHANNLIAIGDTVYAPTNRKVATETLTGSTFTQKVRIELAVKVTDTSFDPRASELRVAGTIVNENEIAAVGQYHTITLKHTDRDIKFTIWKEQGWDSVARALLAEAVSETANKDVVFAVVMQEGMANLCLITESRTLVKQRIEHTIPKKRSSRKEAEGGMSDFYGKILSAILSAIDFNERSGIPKQLLLASPGFVAHNFRDYMKEYAEKKANKPLARLATEAAVIHTSTGHVHSLNEVLKSPEAQRTMRDSKFTNETKLMDNFYQKLRQDDGRAWYGVQPVAKAIREGAVGRGGGVLMVNSAFFKSMDVAERQKYVALVDKVREDGGDVRLLSSDHESGQRLDALGGICALLTYPLHDLDEEDEEEDASAAGTTII
- a CDS encoding uncharacterized protein (EggNog:ENOG503NWE2; COG:S), with translation MASIWSTIKAAAPSRTRALEQQHQPQSQHQPSESEPSPIPPVRGVASRASSLSRSRVPGTTPPPPQQSVPRSTSISGEIRGSNSSNQQSRSSPIPSPSAANTSTTQPPSTSKKTSSRLSRSYTSIGLTGKEKEREKEKEKEKEKGLEQDVDDENADDTGDQSTAAGNGTAGPGITIGVNQSAHTSSPIPSPALDPLSQQIYLRRNSEVPIPGRRSMHMAEGLARSSSDFLRAVTPAGDVSKDKSKKGGSFLSRLSMRGGRKKDTADFDSDSEFGVEARMDGTNARVFSQTLSNPVMGGGYVPHHKEPPRYIRTKATNKKAREFNRMFLAQELVGTRPPKDEEKADATKAPVVTVSVAGGGDRKTARSGGAIWATEFSRDGKYLATGGRDHIVRIWAVLTTCDERRAHEEDENANGGPGERLSAPVFRDRPLIEFEGHTGEVLDLSWSKNNFLLSSSMDKTVRLWHLSRKECLCTFKHKDFVTRLAFHPRDDRFFLAGSLDTMLRLWSIPDKAVAFSANLPDLITAVAFSPDGKIAIAGLLNGLCIFFETEGLKQQTQIHVRSSRGKNAKGSKITGIQTMLVHPPAPAYPTHQPPGSSAASHASTDVPSNAEVRVLVTSNDSRIRIYSLRDQTMEVKLKGHENSCSQIAATFSDDGKYVVCGSEDRKAFVWSVTGKGVPLTTDKDKSPCEYFEAHGETVTTALFAPTQTRMLLGQSGDPIYDLCNPPPVVLQSLDEVASAAASTTGSQLAPASDHLVKRPEPSPAYIARSTHYDGNILITTGDTGIIKVFRQDCAFAKRRHESWETGSTFSRKLAPSNGFMSGNGLGRSGSVMTRTSGGSVTRSRRGSLTQPFSPQLGPVGGSSDRILSWRQGIENGGDKRSSALLNGSATPAASERSMSPAKVIRTPLSSQVNLASEARKQPYANSTVTSRNRAGSTLTSPTASVFSNAPSRVPSRLLRERRMSKEPEEETSVPPTPSFTYMPASENDPPDSPAGTGVGSGGGSTTSSFWNLNRWRGITAFKVNASSPNQSGSGVEGHKRSDSRSSIVKRVQGDAGPGDQKEQGSPEQRVGTSRRQSTGTGLLPAAHVVRNSTDGNGKDRKHQRMSLPAGAVLSQADSEADVRSIPANGGMVAPVNPLQVRRDGSPYRHLWSRGSSSHGSGGRPGSDMSS